AAAGATGTAGCAAATCGCGTCATTTTCATGGATGGCGGCAATGTTATTGAAGAAGGCTCACCACATGAAATTTTTGTCCAGCCAAAAGAGGAGCGTACGAAGCAATTTTTACGCCGAGTCCTTCCAGACGATTACACGTACCATATTTAGTTGTTGGTTAATTATCTGAAAATTTATATGCGATTGCATACAAAAGTGATTTTTTTCGCTATAATGAAATGTATGAATTTCATATGGATTGTAAAGGTTCTTATTTTTAACAAGTAAGAAGTAAAAGGGAAATCGGTTGAAATCCGATGCGGTCCCGCCACTGTAAATGCGAGTTTAGAGCACGTTGCCACTGTTCACACGGGAAGGCGCTCACAAACGCTATAGCATGAGCCAGGAGACCTGCCTTTATAATGCCCAAAGTAAACCTACGAGGATAGGATGTGGCGGATAAGTTCTCTTTTTACGTTGAATTTTATTTGCAAACACAAGGCTTCCTTCTCATAAGAGTGGGGGGCTTTTCTTTATGTCAAATAACGAGCGCTAAAGAGCTTATGAATCAACGAGCACATCATAATGTGTTCTTTTTCTAAATCTAAGGAGGTAAGTTTACAATGAAAAAATGGCAAGTACTTTCTTCAGTTGCATTATTATCATTATCATTAGCAGCATGCGGCGAGAAAGAAACAGACAAACAGTCAACAAATGATAGCGCGGAAGTTGCTGAAACAGCACAATTTCCAATCACACAAATGGATGCACTAGGCAAAGATATTACAATCGAAAAAGCACCAGAACGTATTATTTCATTAGTTCCATCAAATACCGAAATATTATTTGGTCTAGGTTTAAATGATCAAATTATTGGTGTTTCTGACAATGACACATACCCAGAGGAAGCATTAACAAAAGAAAAAGTTGGCGGTATGGAATTTAACTTAGAGCAAATCATTGCTTTAGAACCAGATTTAGTATTAGCACACGAATCAGGTATGTATAGTTTTAATGAGGAAGCGATTGCACAGCTAGAAGCAGTTGGGATTCCCGTATTTGTTGTGAAAGATGCAAAAACATTTGAAGAAACTTACTCGACGATTGAACAAATTGGTCGTATTACAAATAAAGTACAAGAAGCAAAAGATATTATTGCTTCAATGAAAGAAGGCATTGAAGAAATCGAAATGAAGGTAGCCGACTTAGAAGAGAAGTCTGTGTTCGTCGTTGTAGGGACAGACCCAGATCTTTATGCGGCAGGACAGGATACATTTATTAATGAAATGTTAGAAGTGCTAAATGTTGAAAATGCTGTACCAGAACTAGGCTGGCCAATGTATAGTGCAGAGCAATTTGTCAGCAGTAATCCAGATACCATCTTAGTGACTTATGAAAATGATATCGAGGAAATTAC
This portion of the Solibacillus daqui genome encodes:
- a CDS encoding ABC transporter substrate-binding protein; amino-acid sequence: MKKWQVLSSVALLSLSLAACGEKETDKQSTNDSAEVAETAQFPITQMDALGKDITIEKAPERIISLVPSNTEILFGLGLNDQIIGVSDNDTYPEEALTKEKVGGMEFNLEQIIALEPDLVLAHESGMYSFNEEAIAQLEAVGIPVFVVKDAKTFEETYSTIEQIGRITNKVQEAKDIIASMKEGIEEIEMKVADLEEKSVFVVVGTDPDLYAAGQDTFINEMLEVLNVENAVPELGWPMYSAEQFVSSNPDTILVTYENDIEEITTNDAYAEMTAVKNGEVKLVDADTTSRQGPRLVEGIESIAEAIYPEVFNEK